Proteins co-encoded in one Tachysurus fulvidraco isolate hzauxx_2018 chromosome 17, HZAU_PFXX_2.0, whole genome shotgun sequence genomic window:
- the pcdh18b gene encoding protocadherin-18b isoform X1, whose amino-acid sequence MGKMETRNGATALILLALLYLVFLVTPAAAAVTRDPPGKTFKYKVLEEQRVGTVIGRLREDAATALARLPSSVSPRFRAMHAGGSAPLITVREDDGEISVGSRIDREALCGSHPNCTLEFDVVTLPAEHLQLFRVQVEVLDVNDHPPRFSRSVVPVDISESAAVGTRLPLDAASDPDVGDNALHAYSLERNGFFRIDVRTRTDGARYADLVVVRELDRETQSSFQLLLSASDSGSPPRSGSTLLKINILDSNDNSPVFEQQAYAVSLPENSPPGTLLVNLNATDPDEGTNGKIIYSFSSHVSLKILETFKIDAENGQITLIKKVDYETTSSYELDVQAQDMGPNSIPGHCKIIVKVVDVNDNKPKININLMTQGKEEVAYISEAAPVDTFIALVRVDDSDSGLNGEVTCKLHGHGHFRLQKTYENNYMILTNVSLDREKRSEYSLTVIAEDRGSPSLSTIKHFTVQVQDENDNPPRFEKSRYEIFKSENNSPGAYLTSVSATDPDLGTNGQVTYSILESTIQGSSISTYVTIDPSSGAVYALRSFDREDVGRLAFTVQAQDGGGEASLSANATVILTVLDENDNAPIIVAPSLSNHTADVPLWRQAELGHLVTTIKTTDRDAGANGEVTCSIVGGNEEGLFLMEPRRCELRTNGSVDLLGRESFDLAVLVQDRAASTRLSTRAVLRILLRDHHETPFTIPSDSGSQAALDLSMIIIISLGAICGVLLLVMVLFATRCSRDQKDPRHSYNCRVAESTYQNHPKKPARQIHKGDITLVPTVNGTLPVRAHPRSPSGSPAPDSRHSHHSRQSLNSLVTISSNHVPENFALELAHATPPVEQVSQLLSILHQGQYQPRPSFRGNKYTRSYRYALNEMDKFSLKDSGRGDSEAGDSDCEMGRESPLLGEGFGEVFTPDGQHRPHPAMKLCTEECRVLGHSDQCWMPPMTSQATADYRSNLYIPGEDPQQVPTPETAQSGESTLRKKSFSTFGKESEEEEGQEGEAEKGEDLCGTTSLLSEMNSVFQRLLPSSLDAYTETNETERVPVAAGSLERRKGHLPGKANAASAYQHGVAAWAANTHFQNPGHGHAPASHMSTSLAAPPLAAPLSMSASCSKWLPAMEEIPENHEEDELDSVLHGKRCESRSEIMDASELVAEINKLLQDVRQS is encoded by the exons ATGGGAAAGATGGAGACTCGCAACGGAGCAACAGCGTTGATCCTCCTTGCTCTGTTGTATCTGGTGTTTTTGGTCACACCGGCGGCGGCGGCGGTAACGCGCGATCCCCCGGGTAAGACTTTCAAATATAAAGTTCTAGAGGAGCAGCGCGTTGGCACCGTGATCGGCAGGCTACGGGAGGACGCAGCGACAGCGCTGGCGCGTTTACCGAGCTCGGTGTCGCCGCGCTTTCGCGCTATGCACGCAGGCGGCAGCGCGCCTCTGATCACCGTGCGCGAGGACGACGGTGAGATCAGTGTGGGTTCACGGATTGACCGAGAGGCGCTGTGCGGCAGCCACCCGAACTGCACGCTCGAATTTGATGTGGTCACTCTGCCTGCTGAGCACCTGCAGCTCTTCCGTGTCCAGGTTGAAGTGCTTGATGTGAATGACCACCCACCCCGGTTTTCCCGTTCAGTTGTACCTGTTGACATTTCAGAGAGCGCAGCCGTGGGAACACGTCTGCCATTGGATGCTGCTTCAGACCCGGATGTGGGCGACAATGCACTGCATGCGTACTCACTGGAACGAAATGGCTTCTTCCGTATCGATGTGCGCACTCGTACCGACGGTGCACGGTACGCTGACCTGGTTGTTGTACGAGAGCTGGACAGGGAGACCCAGTCGAGTTTCCAACTTCTTCTCAGTGCATCTGATTCGGGCTCGCCGCCACGGTCTGGGTCCACACTTCTCAAAATCAACATTCTGGACTCCAACGACAACAGCCCAGTGTTTGAACAGCAGGCCTACGCAGTCAGCCTTCCGGAAAACTCTCCACCTGGAACACTGCTTGTGAATTTGAACGCCACAGACCCAGATGAAGGCACCAATGGCAAGATCATCTACTCCTTTAGCAGTCATGTGTCACTCAAGATTCTTGAGACATTCAAGATTGATGCTGAAAATGGACAAATCACTTTAATCAAGAAGGTAGATTATGAGACCACGTCATCCTACGAGCTTGATGTCCAGGCACAGGACATGGGGCCTAACTCAATTCCGGGCCACTGCAAGATCATCGTTAAAGTGGTGGATGTAAATGACAACAAGCCcaaaattaatataaacctgatgACACAAGGAAAGGAGGAGGTGGCCTACATCTCTGAGGCAGCACCAGTGGACACCTTTATTGCATTGGTGCGTGTGGATGACAGTGACTCCGGTCTGAATGGAGAAGTGACATGCAAGCTGCATGGCCATGGTCACTTCCGGCTGCAGAAAACCTATGAGAACAACTACATGATCCTGACCAATGTGTCATTAGACCGTGAGAAGCGTTCTGAGTACAGCTTGACAGTGATCGCCGAAGACAGAGGTTCTCCCAGCCTCTCTACCATCAAACATTTCACAGTACAAGTGCAGGATGAGAACGACAACCCACCTCGCTTTGAGAAGAGCCGCTATGAGATCTTCAAGTCTGAGAACAACTCACCTGGTGCATATCTCACCTCAGTTTCAGCCACTGATCCAGATCTTGGCACCAATGGTCAGGTGACCTACTCCATCCTGGAAAGCACGATTCAGGGGAGCTCCATCTCCACCTATGTGACCATCGACCCATCCAGTGGTGCTGTGTATGCTCTGAGAAGCTTTGATCGCGAAGATGTGGGCCGATTAGCTTTCACAGTTCAAGCTCAGGACGGTGGAGGTGAGGCCTCGCTCAGTGCCAATGCCACTGTCATCCTGACTGTTCTAGATGAGAATGACAATGCGCCAATTATAGTGGCACCATCACTCAGCAACCACACAGCCGACGTGCCACTTTGGAGGCAGGCTGAACTTGGGCACTTGGTGACGACCATCAAGACAACCGATCGGGATGCGGGAGCCAATGGAGAAGTAACATGCTCCATTGTGGGTGGAAATGAAGAGGGCTTGTTTTTGATGGAACCACGAAGGTGTGAGCTCAGGACCAATGGAAGTGTGGATTTGTTGGGACGGGAGAGTTTTGACCTGGCTGTGTTGGTTCAGGACCGCGCGGCGTCTACCCGTCTCTCCACTCGTGCTGTACTTCGAATCCTGTTACGCGACCACCACGAGACTCCCTTCACCATTCCTTCTGATTCTGGAAGCCAGGCCGCACTCGACCTCTCCATGATCATTATCATCTCTCTGGGTGCTATCTGCGGTGTGCTACTGCTCGTCATGGTCTTGTTTGCGACGCGCTGCTCTAGGGACCAGAAAGACCCCCGCCACTCATACAATTGCAGAGTAGCCGAGTCCACTTATCAAAACCACCCCAAGAAACCAGCTAGGCAGATCCACAAGGGTGATATCACACTGGTGCCCACTGTAAACGGGACACTGCCTGTGAGGGCACATCCGCGTTCACCTTCAGGGTCTCCAGCACCCGATAGCAGGCACAGCCACCACAGCCGTCAATCACTCAACAGCCTTGTTACCATCTCCTCCAATCATGTGCCAGAGAACTTTGCTTTGGAGCTAGCTCATGCCACACCACCTGTGGAG CAAGTCTCACAGCTTCTGTCCATACTTCATCAGGGCCAGTACCAACCCAGACCGAGTTTCCGTGGCAACAAATACACTCGGAGCTACAG GTATGCACTGAATGAGATGGATAAGTTCAGCCTGAAGGACAGCGGCCGAGGGGACAGCGAGGCTGGAGACAGCGATTGTGAGATGGGAAGAGAGTCTCCGTTGCTGGGAGAGGGATTCGGTGAGGTCTTCACTCCCGATGGTCAGCACCGGCCACACCCAG CAATGAAGCTGTGTACGGAAGAGTGCCGTGTCCTGGGTCACTCCGATCAGTGCTGGATGCCCCCAATGACCTCACAGGCCACAGCTGATTACCGAAGCAACCTTTACATTCCTGGTGAGGATCCTCAACAAGTTCCCACCCCTGAAACCGCCCAATCAGGAGAGTCCACCTTGAGGAAGAAGAGCTTCTCTACTTTTGGGAAAGAAAGCGAGGAAGAGGAAGGGCAAGAGGGCGAAGCAGAGAAAGGTGAGGACCTTTGCGGGACCACGTCACTACTTTCGGAGATGAACAGCGTTTTTCAGAGGCTCCTCCCCTCGTCACTAGATGCCTACACTGAGAccaatgagacagagagagtgccTGTGGCAGCAGGGTCACTCGAAAGGAGGAAGGGTCACCTGCCAGGGAAAGCGAATGCTGCTTCGGCGTATCAGCACGGCGTGGCAGCCTGGGCCGCCAACACGCATTTCCAGAACCCAGGTCACGGCCACGCTCCCGCCAGTCACATGTCTACCTCACTGGCGGCTCCGCCTCTTGCCGCACCTCTATCCATGTCAGCTTCGTGTTCAAAATGGCTGCCAGCAATGGAGGAGATTCCAGAAAACCACGAAGAGGACGAGCTGGACTCTGTGCTGCATGGCAAGCGTTGCGAAAGCCGCAGCGAGATCATGGACGCCAGTGAGCTTGTCGCAGAGATTAACAAACTTCTACAGGATGTGCGGCAAAGCTAA
- the pcdh18b gene encoding protocadherin-18b isoform X2 — MGKMETRNGATALILLALLYLVFLVTPAAAAVTRDPPGKTFKYKVLEEQRVGTVIGRLREDAATALARLPSSVSPRFRAMHAGGSAPLITVREDDGEISVGSRIDREALCGSHPNCTLEFDVVTLPAEHLQLFRVQVEVLDVNDHPPRFSRSVVPVDISESAAVGTRLPLDAASDPDVGDNALHAYSLERNGFFRIDVRTRTDGARYADLVVVRELDRETQSSFQLLLSASDSGSPPRSGSTLLKINILDSNDNSPVFEQQAYAVSLPENSPPGTLLVNLNATDPDEGTNGKIIYSFSSHVSLKILETFKIDAENGQITLIKKVDYETTSSYELDVQAQDMGPNSIPGHCKIIVKVVDVNDNKPKININLMTQGKEEVAYISEAAPVDTFIALVRVDDSDSGLNGEVTCKLHGHGHFRLQKTYENNYMILTNVSLDREKRSEYSLTVIAEDRGSPSLSTIKHFTVQVQDENDNPPRFEKSRYEIFKSENNSPGAYLTSVSATDPDLGTNGQVTYSILESTIQGSSISTYVTIDPSSGAVYALRSFDREDVGRLAFTVQAQDGGGEASLSANATVILTVLDENDNAPIIVAPSLSNHTADVPLWRQAELGHLVTTIKTTDRDAGANGEVTCSIVGGNEEGLFLMEPRRCELRTNGSVDLLGRESFDLAVLVQDRAASTRLSTRAVLRILLRDHHETPFTIPSDSGSQAALDLSMIIIISLGAICGVLLLVMVLFATRCSRDQKDPRHSYNCRVAESTYQNHPKKPARQIHKGDITLVPTVNGTLPVRAHPRSPSGSPAPDSRHSHHSRQSLNSLVTISSNHVPENFALELAHATPPVEGQYQPRPSFRGNKYTRSYRYALNEMDKFSLKDSGRGDSEAGDSDCEMGRESPLLGEGFGEVFTPDGQHRPHPAMKLCTEECRVLGHSDQCWMPPMTSQATADYRSNLYIPGEDPQQVPTPETAQSGESTLRKKSFSTFGKESEEEEGQEGEAEKGEDLCGTTSLLSEMNSVFQRLLPSSLDAYTETNETERVPVAAGSLERRKGHLPGKANAASAYQHGVAAWAANTHFQNPGHGHAPASHMSTSLAAPPLAAPLSMSASCSKWLPAMEEIPENHEEDELDSVLHGKRCESRSEIMDASELVAEINKLLQDVRQS; from the exons ATGGGAAAGATGGAGACTCGCAACGGAGCAACAGCGTTGATCCTCCTTGCTCTGTTGTATCTGGTGTTTTTGGTCACACCGGCGGCGGCGGCGGTAACGCGCGATCCCCCGGGTAAGACTTTCAAATATAAAGTTCTAGAGGAGCAGCGCGTTGGCACCGTGATCGGCAGGCTACGGGAGGACGCAGCGACAGCGCTGGCGCGTTTACCGAGCTCGGTGTCGCCGCGCTTTCGCGCTATGCACGCAGGCGGCAGCGCGCCTCTGATCACCGTGCGCGAGGACGACGGTGAGATCAGTGTGGGTTCACGGATTGACCGAGAGGCGCTGTGCGGCAGCCACCCGAACTGCACGCTCGAATTTGATGTGGTCACTCTGCCTGCTGAGCACCTGCAGCTCTTCCGTGTCCAGGTTGAAGTGCTTGATGTGAATGACCACCCACCCCGGTTTTCCCGTTCAGTTGTACCTGTTGACATTTCAGAGAGCGCAGCCGTGGGAACACGTCTGCCATTGGATGCTGCTTCAGACCCGGATGTGGGCGACAATGCACTGCATGCGTACTCACTGGAACGAAATGGCTTCTTCCGTATCGATGTGCGCACTCGTACCGACGGTGCACGGTACGCTGACCTGGTTGTTGTACGAGAGCTGGACAGGGAGACCCAGTCGAGTTTCCAACTTCTTCTCAGTGCATCTGATTCGGGCTCGCCGCCACGGTCTGGGTCCACACTTCTCAAAATCAACATTCTGGACTCCAACGACAACAGCCCAGTGTTTGAACAGCAGGCCTACGCAGTCAGCCTTCCGGAAAACTCTCCACCTGGAACACTGCTTGTGAATTTGAACGCCACAGACCCAGATGAAGGCACCAATGGCAAGATCATCTACTCCTTTAGCAGTCATGTGTCACTCAAGATTCTTGAGACATTCAAGATTGATGCTGAAAATGGACAAATCACTTTAATCAAGAAGGTAGATTATGAGACCACGTCATCCTACGAGCTTGATGTCCAGGCACAGGACATGGGGCCTAACTCAATTCCGGGCCACTGCAAGATCATCGTTAAAGTGGTGGATGTAAATGACAACAAGCCcaaaattaatataaacctgatgACACAAGGAAAGGAGGAGGTGGCCTACATCTCTGAGGCAGCACCAGTGGACACCTTTATTGCATTGGTGCGTGTGGATGACAGTGACTCCGGTCTGAATGGAGAAGTGACATGCAAGCTGCATGGCCATGGTCACTTCCGGCTGCAGAAAACCTATGAGAACAACTACATGATCCTGACCAATGTGTCATTAGACCGTGAGAAGCGTTCTGAGTACAGCTTGACAGTGATCGCCGAAGACAGAGGTTCTCCCAGCCTCTCTACCATCAAACATTTCACAGTACAAGTGCAGGATGAGAACGACAACCCACCTCGCTTTGAGAAGAGCCGCTATGAGATCTTCAAGTCTGAGAACAACTCACCTGGTGCATATCTCACCTCAGTTTCAGCCACTGATCCAGATCTTGGCACCAATGGTCAGGTGACCTACTCCATCCTGGAAAGCACGATTCAGGGGAGCTCCATCTCCACCTATGTGACCATCGACCCATCCAGTGGTGCTGTGTATGCTCTGAGAAGCTTTGATCGCGAAGATGTGGGCCGATTAGCTTTCACAGTTCAAGCTCAGGACGGTGGAGGTGAGGCCTCGCTCAGTGCCAATGCCACTGTCATCCTGACTGTTCTAGATGAGAATGACAATGCGCCAATTATAGTGGCACCATCACTCAGCAACCACACAGCCGACGTGCCACTTTGGAGGCAGGCTGAACTTGGGCACTTGGTGACGACCATCAAGACAACCGATCGGGATGCGGGAGCCAATGGAGAAGTAACATGCTCCATTGTGGGTGGAAATGAAGAGGGCTTGTTTTTGATGGAACCACGAAGGTGTGAGCTCAGGACCAATGGAAGTGTGGATTTGTTGGGACGGGAGAGTTTTGACCTGGCTGTGTTGGTTCAGGACCGCGCGGCGTCTACCCGTCTCTCCACTCGTGCTGTACTTCGAATCCTGTTACGCGACCACCACGAGACTCCCTTCACCATTCCTTCTGATTCTGGAAGCCAGGCCGCACTCGACCTCTCCATGATCATTATCATCTCTCTGGGTGCTATCTGCGGTGTGCTACTGCTCGTCATGGTCTTGTTTGCGACGCGCTGCTCTAGGGACCAGAAAGACCCCCGCCACTCATACAATTGCAGAGTAGCCGAGTCCACTTATCAAAACCACCCCAAGAAACCAGCTAGGCAGATCCACAAGGGTGATATCACACTGGTGCCCACTGTAAACGGGACACTGCCTGTGAGGGCACATCCGCGTTCACCTTCAGGGTCTCCAGCACCCGATAGCAGGCACAGCCACCACAGCCGTCAATCACTCAACAGCCTTGTTACCATCTCCTCCAATCATGTGCCAGAGAACTTTGCTTTGGAGCTAGCTCATGCCACACCACCTGTGGAG GGCCAGTACCAACCCAGACCGAGTTTCCGTGGCAACAAATACACTCGGAGCTACAG GTATGCACTGAATGAGATGGATAAGTTCAGCCTGAAGGACAGCGGCCGAGGGGACAGCGAGGCTGGAGACAGCGATTGTGAGATGGGAAGAGAGTCTCCGTTGCTGGGAGAGGGATTCGGTGAGGTCTTCACTCCCGATGGTCAGCACCGGCCACACCCAG CAATGAAGCTGTGTACGGAAGAGTGCCGTGTCCTGGGTCACTCCGATCAGTGCTGGATGCCCCCAATGACCTCACAGGCCACAGCTGATTACCGAAGCAACCTTTACATTCCTGGTGAGGATCCTCAACAAGTTCCCACCCCTGAAACCGCCCAATCAGGAGAGTCCACCTTGAGGAAGAAGAGCTTCTCTACTTTTGGGAAAGAAAGCGAGGAAGAGGAAGGGCAAGAGGGCGAAGCAGAGAAAGGTGAGGACCTTTGCGGGACCACGTCACTACTTTCGGAGATGAACAGCGTTTTTCAGAGGCTCCTCCCCTCGTCACTAGATGCCTACACTGAGAccaatgagacagagagagtgccTGTGGCAGCAGGGTCACTCGAAAGGAGGAAGGGTCACCTGCCAGGGAAAGCGAATGCTGCTTCGGCGTATCAGCACGGCGTGGCAGCCTGGGCCGCCAACACGCATTTCCAGAACCCAGGTCACGGCCACGCTCCCGCCAGTCACATGTCTACCTCACTGGCGGCTCCGCCTCTTGCCGCACCTCTATCCATGTCAGCTTCGTGTTCAAAATGGCTGCCAGCAATGGAGGAGATTCCAGAAAACCACGAAGAGGACGAGCTGGACTCTGTGCTGCATGGCAAGCGTTGCGAAAGCCGCAGCGAGATCATGGACGCCAGTGAGCTTGTCGCAGAGATTAACAAACTTCTACAGGATGTGCGGCAAAGCTAA